One Candidatus Kuenenbacteria bacterium HGW-Kuenenbacteria-1 genomic region harbors:
- the rplM gene encoding 50S ribosomal protein L13, translating into MKEQNKNIRQIHIIDATDKVLGRLSTKIAIILRGKNKLNFVPNLDQGDFVEIKNIVKIKITGRKLENKEYLHHTGYPGGLKRVKMKDVFKKDPGEILRKAVYQMLPKNKLRQEMIKRLKIN; encoded by the coding sequence ATGAAAGAACAAAATAAAAATATTAGACAAATTCACATAATAGACGCAACAGATAAGGTTTTAGGAAGATTATCTACTAAAATAGCAATTATTTTGCGTGGAAAAAATAAATTAAATTTTGTGCCCAATTTAGATCAAGGGGATTTTGTTGAAATAAAAAATATAGTGAAAATTAAAATTACAGGAAGAAAATTAGAAAATAAAGAATACCTTCATCATACAGGTTATCCTGGAGGATTAAAAAGAGTAAAAATGAAAGATGTTTTTAAAAAAGATCCTGGAGAAATTTTAAGAAAAGCAGTTTATCAAATGTTGCCTAAAAATAAATTAAGACAAGAAATGATAAAGAGACTGAAAATTAATTAA
- a CDS encoding 50S ribosomal protein L1, with amino-acid sequence MTIIEAIETIKKNAKAKFDESVDVHLKLGIDVKKGDQQVRGIVILPHGFGKAKRIAVFTEKEDEIKEIQKLGIDLVGGEDLIEKIKQTGKCDFEVAIATPEIMKSLAKIARILGPKGLMPNPKTETVTTNFKKTIEELQKGKVSFKNDDSGNIHQAIGKVSWSLEKLKENLETFLEIIKKSKPLKSKGIFIKNIALCSTMGKSIKVAIN; translated from the coding sequence ATGACAATTATTGAAGCTATTGAAACAATTAAAAAAAATGCTAAAGCTAAATTTGATGAAAGCGTGGATGTTCATTTAAAATTGGGCATTGATGTTAAAAAGGGCGATCAACAAGTTCGTGGAATTGTGATTTTACCACATGGTTTTGGAAAGGCAAAAAGAATAGCTGTTTTTACTGAAAAAGAAGATGAAATTAAAGAAATTCAAAAATTAGGAATTGATTTAGTTGGCGGAGAAGATTTAATTGAAAAAATTAAACAAACAGGAAAATGTGATTTTGAAGTTGCTATTGCTACTCCAGAAATAATGAAAAGTTTAGCTAAAATTGCTCGAATTTTAGGACCAAAAGGTTTAATGCCTAATCCGAAAACTGAAACAGTAACAACAAATTTTAAAAAAACCATAGAAGAATTACAAAAAGGCAAGGTTTCTTTTAAAAATGATGATTCGGGAAATATTCATCAAGCAATTGGCAAGGTTTCTTGGTCTTTAGAAAAATTAAAAGAAAATCTTGAAACATTTTTAGAAATAATAAAAAAAAGCAAACCTTTGAAATCAAAAGGAATTTTTATTAAAAATATTGCCTTGTGTTCTACAATGGGAAAAAGTATAAAAGTGGCGATAAATTAA
- a CDS encoding 50S ribosomal protein L17, which produces MRHRKKGKILSRKTGPRIALFKNLAASLVIYEKIKTTEAKAKVLRGVVEKIITKGKINNLTTYRSLLAYLPERTTAKKVLEVLSPKYKERNGGYTQTIKLGRRRGDGAEMVLIKFV; this is translated from the coding sequence ATGCGACATAGAAAAAAAGGTAAAATTTTAAGTAGAAAAACTGGACCAAGGATTGCTTTATTTAAAAATTTAGCAGCTAGTTTGGTTATTTATGAAAAAATAAAAACAACAGAAGCTAAGGCAAAAGTATTGCGTGGCGTAGTGGAAAAAATAATTACTAAAGGGAAAATTAATAATTTAACAACATATAGAAGTCTTTTAGCTTATTTACCAGAAAGAACCACAGCAAAAAAAGTTTTAGAAGTATTAAGTCCTAAATATAAAGAAAGAAATGGAGGATATACTCAAACTATTAAATTAGGTCGACGAAGAGGTGATGGCGCTGAAATGGTTTTAATTAAGTTTGTTTAA
- the rplK gene encoding 50S ribosomal protein L11 — protein sequence MKPIKTKIKLQIQAAQANPAPPIGPALGQHGLNIQDFCLKFNEATKQKIGSIIPVEITVYQDRTFDFILKVSPASELLKKAAKIQKGSDQPHKNKIGKVTKEQIKQIAEEKMVDLNTDNIDSAMKIIEGTARQMGIEIVGS from the coding sequence ATGAAGCCTATTAAAACAAAAATAAAACTTCAAATCCAAGCTGCACAAGCAAATCCAGCCCCACCTATTGGTCCTGCTTTGGGTCAACATGGTTTAAATATTCAGGATTTTTGTTTAAAATTTAATGAAGCGACAAAACAAAAAATAGGCAGTATTATTCCTGTGGAAATTACTGTTTATCAAGATCGGACTTTTGATTTTATTTTAAAGGTTTCGCCTGCTTCTGAACTTTTAAAAAAAGCAGCAAAGATTCAAAAAGGATCTGATCAACCACATAAAAATAAAATTGGCAAAGTAACAAAGGAACAAATAAAACAGATTGCCGAAGAAAAAATGGTTGATCTTAATACAGATAATATTGATTCTGCGATGAAAATTATTGAAGGCACAGCAAGACAGATGGGGATTGAGATCGTTGGAAGCTAA